The Gasterosteus aculeatus chromosome 8, fGasAcu3.hap1.1, whole genome shotgun sequence genome has a window encoding:
- the farp2 gene encoding FERM, ARHGEF and pleckstrin domain-containing protein 2 isoform X3 has protein sequence MGDLEGSYRALQTPGVRLGAQFNPGVSTLEPGHSLGGTPAGRSPGRELQIRVQGLDDSQEFFNVDTKALGQYLLSEVFLRGNLIERDYFGLEFQNLQMNWAWLEPTKPIVRQVRRPANALFRLSVKFFPPDPGQLQEEYTRYLFSLQMKRDLMESRLICTENTGALLASHLVQSEIGDYDDAADRDFLKSTQLLPYQEKVQERIMELHRRHLGQTPAESDFQILEIARKLEMYGVRFHPAADREGSKINLAVAHMGLQVFQGNTKINTFNWSKIRKLSFKRKRFLIKLYPEVHGPHQDTLEFLMASRDQCKIFWKICVEYHSFFRMFDQPQPKSKAILFTRGSSFRYSGRTQKQLVDYVRESGAKRTPYQRRNSKVRMSARSLATDVPKQSLSFNDSLCAPGSASSATVSFSPARSPPRTELQPRGAAPTPSRSPASPQQLQLQSPLQAARPPSPPKEEPAKAASPSHFAFQDSAADSPQASPVSSKGPLCLSPSFQMSTLSLPGQNPSPLQSPVLGEGGSNARLEEEEEGRRKRYPTDKAYFIAKEILTTERTYLKDLEVITVWFRSAVIKENAMPEVLMNLLFSNIDPIYEFHRGFLKELDQRLALWEGRSNAHVKGDFQRIGDVMLGNMCALKEFTGFLQKHDEVLTELEKASKRLKKLETVYKEFELQKVCYLPLNTFLLKPIQRLMHYKLILERLCKHYSPAHRDHDDCKEALKEVAEIAAQLQSSLIRLENFQKLTELQRDLIGIENLTGPGREFIREGCLYKLTKKGLQQRMFFLFSDMLLYTSKGVTATNQFKVHGQLPLHGMILIVLDTPVEESENEWSVPHCFTIYSAQRTVVVAASSRVEMGKWIEDLNLAIDLAKKSQEKSSIFLDAGLGDHSNLYGSPAISPELPPRYLLGQGQRPNTITHVCWYRNQNLSLTDYLRMNQNQLSGYLLRKFKNSNGWQKLWVVFTNFCLFFYKTHQDDFPLASLPLLGYTVSTPDETDGIHKDYVFKLQFKSHVYFFRAESEYTFERWMEVIKSAASTTGRMSLLVPKGGPAEMNGN, from the exons ATGGGGGACCTCGAGGGTTCATACCGGGCCCTGCAGACCCCCGGCGTGCGGCTGGGAGCGCAGTTCAACCCCGGCGTCAGCACGCTGGAGCCGGGCCACAGCCTCGGCGGCACCCCGGCCGGCAGGAGCCCCGGCCGAGAGCTGCAGATCCGTGTGCAGGGCCTGGACGACTCCCAGGAGTTCTTCAATGTCGAC acAAAGGCTCTTGGACAGTACCTCCTCTCTGAGGTTTTCTTGAGAGGGAATCTCATAGAGCGGGATTACTTTGGCCTGGAGTTTCAGAACTTGCAGATGAACTGG GCTTGGCTGGAACCCACCAAACCCATAGTGAGACAAGTCCGGA ggCCGGCAAATGCGCTTTTCAGGCTGTCTGTGAAGTTCTTCCCTCCAGACCCGggtcagctgcaggaggagtaCACCAG GTACCTGTTCTCGCTGCAGATGAAAAGAGATCTGATGGAATCCAGGTTGATCTGCACAGAAAATACCGGAGCCCTGCTGGCCTCTCACCTCGTCCAGT CGGAGATTGGCGACTACGACGACGCGGCGGACCGGGACTTCCTTAAGTCGACCCAGCTGTTGCCGTACCAAGAGAAGGTGCAGGAGCGGATCATGGAGCTGCACCGACGGCACCT CGGCCAGACTCCCGCTGAATCAGATTTCCAAATCCTGGAGATTGCGCGTAAACTGGAGATGTACGGCGTCCGCTTCCACCCAGCGGCCGACCGGGAAGGCTCCAAGATCAACCTGGCCGTTGCTCACATGGGCCTTCAGGTGTTTCAG GGCAACACCAAAATAAACACCTTCAATTGGTCCAAGATTCGCAAACTGAGCTTCAAGAGAAAGCGGTTCCTGATCAAGCTCTACCCGGAGGTTCAC GGGCCCCATCAGGACACGCTGGAGTTCCTGATGGCCAGTCGCGACCAGTGTAAGATCTTCTGGAAGATCTGCGTGGAATACCACTCGTTTTTCCGCATGTTCGACCAACCCCAGCCCAAATCCAAAGCCATCCTCTTCACCAGAGGCTCTTCCTTCAGATACAG TGGACGGACCCAGAAGCAGCTCGTCGACTACGTCAGGGAAAGCGGTGCGAAGAGAACTCCGTACCAGAG GAGGAACAGTAAAGTCCGAATGTCTGCTCGCTCCCTCGCCACCGATGTGCCAAAACAG AGCTTGTCGTTCAACGACAGTCTCTGTGCcccaggctccgcctcctccgccaccGTGTCCTTCTCCCCGGCGCGCAGCCCCCCACGGACTGAGCTCCAGCCGCGGGGGGCTGCGCCCACGCCGAGCCGGTCCCCGGCCTCgccgcagcagctccagcttcaGTCCCCTCTGCAGGCCGCCAGACCCCCGAGCCCTCCGAAGGAAGAACCCGCCAAGGCCGCGTCCCCGTCTCACTTCGCTTTTCAAG ATTCCGCTGCAGACAGCCCTCAGGCCTCCCCCGTCAGCTCCAAAGGCCCCCTCTGCTTGTCCCCCTCCTTCCAGATGTCCACCCTCAGCCTGCCGGGCCAGAACCCGTCGCCCCTGCAGAGCCCCGTCCTGGGCGAGGGTGGCAGTAATGCCAGGctcgaggaggaagaggagggcaggaggaag CGATATCCCACCGACAAGGCCTACTTCATCGCCAAAGAGATTCTGACCACAGAGCGAACGTACCTGAAGGACCTCGAGGTCATCACTGTG TGGTTCCGCAGCGCCGTGATCAAAGAGAACGCCATGCCCGAAGTCCTGATGAACCTCCTCTTCTCCAACATCGACCCCATCTACGAGTTCCACCGGGGCTTCCTCAAGGAGCTGGACCAGAGACTGGCTCTCTG GGAGGGACGCTCCAACGCTCACGTCAAGGGGGACTTCCAGAGGATCGGCGACGTGATGCTGGGGAACATGTGCGCTCTCAAG GAATTCACCGGCTTCCTGCAGAAACACGACGAGGTGCTGACCGAGCTGGAAAAAGCCAGCAAGAGGCTGAAGAAGCTGGAGACGGTCTACAAGGAGTTTGAGCTGCAGAAGGTGTGCTACCTGCCCCTCAATACCTTCCTGCTCAAGCCCATCCAGCGCCTCATGCACTACAAGCTCATCCTGGAGCGGCTGTGCAAGCACTATTCCCCCGCCCACCGCGACCACGACGACTGCAAGG AGGCTCTGAAGGAAGTGGCGGAGATCGCCGCCCAGCTCCAGAGCAGCCTGATCCGCCTGGAGAACTTCCAGAAGCTGACGGAGCTGCAGAGAGACCTGATCGGCATAGAGAACCTGACGGGGCCGGGCAGG GAGTTCATACGAGAGGGGTGTCTGTACAAACTCACAAAGAAAGGCCTGCAGCAGAGGATGTTTTTCCTG TTCTCCGACATGCTCCTCTACACGAGCAAAGGCGTCACGGCGACCAACCAGTTCAAAGTGCACGGCCAGCTGCCCCTTCACGGCATGATC CTCATAGTGCTGGATACACCG GTTGAGGAGAGCGAAAACGAGTGGTCGGTCCCTCACTGCTTCACCATCTACTCTGCTCAGAGGACCGTCGTCGTGGCCGCCAG CTCTAGAGTGGAGATGGGGAAGTGGATTGAGGACCTGAACTTGGCCATTGACCTGGCAAAGAAATCCCAGGAGAAGTCCAGCATCTTCCTTGACGCAGGACTCGGCGATCACTCCAACC tcTACGGCTCTCCGGCTATCTCACCTGAGCTTCCTCCTCGCTACCTCCTCGGTCAGGGCCAACGGCCAAACACCATCACACACGTTTGCTGGTACCGCAACCAGAACCTCTCGCTCACTGACTACCTGCGCATGAACCAG AACCAGCTGTCCGGTTACCTCCTGAGGAAGTTCAAGAACAGCAACGGCTGGCAGAAGCTCTGGGTGGTCTTCACCAACTTCTGCTTGTTCTTCTACAAGACTCACCAG GACGACTTCCCCCTGGCCAGCCTGCCCCTGCTCGGCTACACGGTGAGCACCCCCGACGAGACGGACGGCATTCACAAGGACTACGTCTTCAAGCTGCAGTTCAAGTCCCACGTTTACTTTTTCCGGGCGGAGAGCGAGTACACCTTCGAAAG ATGGATGGAGGTGATCAAGAGCGCGGCCAGCACCACGGGCCGGATGAGCCTGCTCGTGCCCAAAGGAGGTCCCGCGGAGATGAACGGGAACTGA
- the farp2 gene encoding FERM, ARHGEF and pleckstrin domain-containing protein 2 isoform X4 has translation MGDLEGSYRALQTPGVRLGAQFNPGVSTLEPGHSLGGTPAGRSPGRELQIRVQGLDDSQEFFNVDTKALGQYLLSEVFLRGNLIERDYFGLEFQNLQMNWAWLEPTKPIVRQVRRPANALFRLSVKFFPPDPGQLQEEYTRYLFSLQMKRDLMESRLICTENTGALLASHLVQSEIGDYDDAADRDFLKSTQLLPYQEKVQERIMELHRRHLGQTPAESDFQILEIARKLEMYGVRFHPAADREGSKINLAVAHMGLQVFQGNTKINTFNWSKIRKLSFKRKRFLIKLYPEVHGPHQDTLEFLMASRDQCKIFWKICVEYHSFFRMFDQPQPKSKAILFTRGSSFRYSGRTQKQLVDYVRESGAKRTPYQRRNSKVRMSARSLATDVPKQSLSFNDSLCAPGSASSATVSFSPARSPPRTELQPRGAAPTPSRSPASPQQLQLQSPLQAARPPSPPKEEPAKAASPSHFAFQDSAADSPQASPVSSKGPLCLSPSFQMSTLSLPGQNPSPLQSPVLGEGGSNARLEEEEEGRRKRYPTDKAYFIAKEILTTERTYLKDLEVITVWFRSAVIKENAMPEVLMNLLFSNIDPIYEFHRGFLKELDQRLALWEGRSNAHVKGDFQRIGDVMLGNMCALKEFTGFLQKHDEVLTELEKASKRLKKLETVYKEFELQKVCYLPLNTFLLKPIQRLMHYKLILERLCKHYSPAHRDHDDCKEALKEVAEIAAQLQSSLIRLENFQKLTELQRDLIGIENLTGPGREFIREGCLYKLTKKGLQQRMFFLFSDMLLYTSKGVTATNQFKVHGQLPLHGMIVEESENEWSVPHCFTIYSAQRTVVVAASSRVEMGKWIEDLNLAIDLAKKSQEKSSIFLDAGLGDHSNLYGSPAISPELPPRYLLGQGQRPNTITHVCWYRNQNLSLTDYLRMNQNQLSGYLLRKFKNSNGWQKLWVVFTNFCLFFYKTHQDDFPLASLPLLGYTVSTPDETDGIHKDYVFKLQFKSHVYFFRAESEYTFERWMEVIKSAASTTGRMSLLVPKGGPAEMNGN, from the exons ATGGGGGACCTCGAGGGTTCATACCGGGCCCTGCAGACCCCCGGCGTGCGGCTGGGAGCGCAGTTCAACCCCGGCGTCAGCACGCTGGAGCCGGGCCACAGCCTCGGCGGCACCCCGGCCGGCAGGAGCCCCGGCCGAGAGCTGCAGATCCGTGTGCAGGGCCTGGACGACTCCCAGGAGTTCTTCAATGTCGAC acAAAGGCTCTTGGACAGTACCTCCTCTCTGAGGTTTTCTTGAGAGGGAATCTCATAGAGCGGGATTACTTTGGCCTGGAGTTTCAGAACTTGCAGATGAACTGG GCTTGGCTGGAACCCACCAAACCCATAGTGAGACAAGTCCGGA ggCCGGCAAATGCGCTTTTCAGGCTGTCTGTGAAGTTCTTCCCTCCAGACCCGggtcagctgcaggaggagtaCACCAG GTACCTGTTCTCGCTGCAGATGAAAAGAGATCTGATGGAATCCAGGTTGATCTGCACAGAAAATACCGGAGCCCTGCTGGCCTCTCACCTCGTCCAGT CGGAGATTGGCGACTACGACGACGCGGCGGACCGGGACTTCCTTAAGTCGACCCAGCTGTTGCCGTACCAAGAGAAGGTGCAGGAGCGGATCATGGAGCTGCACCGACGGCACCT CGGCCAGACTCCCGCTGAATCAGATTTCCAAATCCTGGAGATTGCGCGTAAACTGGAGATGTACGGCGTCCGCTTCCACCCAGCGGCCGACCGGGAAGGCTCCAAGATCAACCTGGCCGTTGCTCACATGGGCCTTCAGGTGTTTCAG GGCAACACCAAAATAAACACCTTCAATTGGTCCAAGATTCGCAAACTGAGCTTCAAGAGAAAGCGGTTCCTGATCAAGCTCTACCCGGAGGTTCAC GGGCCCCATCAGGACACGCTGGAGTTCCTGATGGCCAGTCGCGACCAGTGTAAGATCTTCTGGAAGATCTGCGTGGAATACCACTCGTTTTTCCGCATGTTCGACCAACCCCAGCCCAAATCCAAAGCCATCCTCTTCACCAGAGGCTCTTCCTTCAGATACAG TGGACGGACCCAGAAGCAGCTCGTCGACTACGTCAGGGAAAGCGGTGCGAAGAGAACTCCGTACCAGAG GAGGAACAGTAAAGTCCGAATGTCTGCTCGCTCCCTCGCCACCGATGTGCCAAAACAG AGCTTGTCGTTCAACGACAGTCTCTGTGCcccaggctccgcctcctccgccaccGTGTCCTTCTCCCCGGCGCGCAGCCCCCCACGGACTGAGCTCCAGCCGCGGGGGGCTGCGCCCACGCCGAGCCGGTCCCCGGCCTCgccgcagcagctccagcttcaGTCCCCTCTGCAGGCCGCCAGACCCCCGAGCCCTCCGAAGGAAGAACCCGCCAAGGCCGCGTCCCCGTCTCACTTCGCTTTTCAAG ATTCCGCTGCAGACAGCCCTCAGGCCTCCCCCGTCAGCTCCAAAGGCCCCCTCTGCTTGTCCCCCTCCTTCCAGATGTCCACCCTCAGCCTGCCGGGCCAGAACCCGTCGCCCCTGCAGAGCCCCGTCCTGGGCGAGGGTGGCAGTAATGCCAGGctcgaggaggaagaggagggcaggaggaag CGATATCCCACCGACAAGGCCTACTTCATCGCCAAAGAGATTCTGACCACAGAGCGAACGTACCTGAAGGACCTCGAGGTCATCACTGTG TGGTTCCGCAGCGCCGTGATCAAAGAGAACGCCATGCCCGAAGTCCTGATGAACCTCCTCTTCTCCAACATCGACCCCATCTACGAGTTCCACCGGGGCTTCCTCAAGGAGCTGGACCAGAGACTGGCTCTCTG GGAGGGACGCTCCAACGCTCACGTCAAGGGGGACTTCCAGAGGATCGGCGACGTGATGCTGGGGAACATGTGCGCTCTCAAG GAATTCACCGGCTTCCTGCAGAAACACGACGAGGTGCTGACCGAGCTGGAAAAAGCCAGCAAGAGGCTGAAGAAGCTGGAGACGGTCTACAAGGAGTTTGAGCTGCAGAAGGTGTGCTACCTGCCCCTCAATACCTTCCTGCTCAAGCCCATCCAGCGCCTCATGCACTACAAGCTCATCCTGGAGCGGCTGTGCAAGCACTATTCCCCCGCCCACCGCGACCACGACGACTGCAAGG AGGCTCTGAAGGAAGTGGCGGAGATCGCCGCCCAGCTCCAGAGCAGCCTGATCCGCCTGGAGAACTTCCAGAAGCTGACGGAGCTGCAGAGAGACCTGATCGGCATAGAGAACCTGACGGGGCCGGGCAGG GAGTTCATACGAGAGGGGTGTCTGTACAAACTCACAAAGAAAGGCCTGCAGCAGAGGATGTTTTTCCTG TTCTCCGACATGCTCCTCTACACGAGCAAAGGCGTCACGGCGACCAACCAGTTCAAAGTGCACGGCCAGCTGCCCCTTCACGGCATGATC GTTGAGGAGAGCGAAAACGAGTGGTCGGTCCCTCACTGCTTCACCATCTACTCTGCTCAGAGGACCGTCGTCGTGGCCGCCAG CTCTAGAGTGGAGATGGGGAAGTGGATTGAGGACCTGAACTTGGCCATTGACCTGGCAAAGAAATCCCAGGAGAAGTCCAGCATCTTCCTTGACGCAGGACTCGGCGATCACTCCAACC tcTACGGCTCTCCGGCTATCTCACCTGAGCTTCCTCCTCGCTACCTCCTCGGTCAGGGCCAACGGCCAAACACCATCACACACGTTTGCTGGTACCGCAACCAGAACCTCTCGCTCACTGACTACCTGCGCATGAACCAG AACCAGCTGTCCGGTTACCTCCTGAGGAAGTTCAAGAACAGCAACGGCTGGCAGAAGCTCTGGGTGGTCTTCACCAACTTCTGCTTGTTCTTCTACAAGACTCACCAG GACGACTTCCCCCTGGCCAGCCTGCCCCTGCTCGGCTACACGGTGAGCACCCCCGACGAGACGGACGGCATTCACAAGGACTACGTCTTCAAGCTGCAGTTCAAGTCCCACGTTTACTTTTTCCGGGCGGAGAGCGAGTACACCTTCGAAAG ATGGATGGAGGTGATCAAGAGCGCGGCCAGCACCACGGGCCGGATGAGCCTGCTCGTGCCCAAAGGAGGTCCCGCGGAGATGAACGGGAACTGA
- the farp2 gene encoding FERM, ARHGEF and pleckstrin domain-containing protein 2 isoform X2 has product MGDLEGSYRALQTPGVRLGAQFNPGVSTLEPGHSLGGTPAGRSPGRELQIRVQGLDDSQEFFNVDTKALGQYLLSEVFLRGNLIERDYFGLEFQNLQMNWAWLEPTKPIVRQVRRPANALFRLSVKFFPPDPGQLQEEYTRYLFSLQMKRDLMESRLICTENTGALLASHLVQSEIGDYDDAADRDFLKSTQLLPYQEKVQERIMELHRRHLGQTPAESDFQILEIARKLEMYGVRFHPAADREGSKINLAVAHMGLQVFQGNTKINTFNWSKIRKLSFKRKRFLIKLYPEVHGPHQDTLEFLMASRDQCKIFWKICVEYHSFFRMFDQPQPKSKAILFTRGSSFRYSGRTQKQLVDYVRESGAKRTPYQRRNSKVRMSARSLATDVPKQSLSFNDSLCAPGSASSATVSFSPARSPPRTELQPRGAAPTPSRSPASPQQLQLQSPLQAARPPSPPKEEPAKAASPSHFAFQDSAADSPQASPVSSKGPLCLSPSFQMSTLSLPGQNPSPLQSPVLGEGGSNARLEEEEEGRRKRYPTDKAYFIAKEILTTERTYLKDLEVITVWFRSAVIKENAMPEVLMNLLFSNIDPIYEFHRGFLKELDQRLALWEGRSNAHVKGDFQRIGDVMLGNMCALKEFTGFLQKHDEVLTELEKASKRLKKLETVYKEFELQKVCYLPLNTFLLKPIQRLMHYKLILERLCKHYSPAHRDHDDCKEALKEVAEIAAQLQSSLIRLENFQKLTELQRDLIGIENLTGPGREFIREGCLYKLTKKGLQQRMFFLFSDMLLYTSKGVTATNQFKVHGQLPLHGMIVEESENEWSVPHCFTIYSAQRTVVVAASSRVEMGKWIEDLNLAIDLAKKSQEKSSIFLDAGLGDHSNRSSDEVSLEQESEDDMNSSHTSLDKQTHHRANTTMHVCWHRNTSVSMSDHSQAVENQLSGYLLRKFKNSNGWQKLWVVFTNFCLFFYKTHQDDFPLASLPLLGYTVSTPDETDGIHKDYVFKLQFKSHVYFFRAESEYTFERWMEVIKSAASTTGRMSLLVPKGGPAEMNGN; this is encoded by the exons ATGGGGGACCTCGAGGGTTCATACCGGGCCCTGCAGACCCCCGGCGTGCGGCTGGGAGCGCAGTTCAACCCCGGCGTCAGCACGCTGGAGCCGGGCCACAGCCTCGGCGGCACCCCGGCCGGCAGGAGCCCCGGCCGAGAGCTGCAGATCCGTGTGCAGGGCCTGGACGACTCCCAGGAGTTCTTCAATGTCGAC acAAAGGCTCTTGGACAGTACCTCCTCTCTGAGGTTTTCTTGAGAGGGAATCTCATAGAGCGGGATTACTTTGGCCTGGAGTTTCAGAACTTGCAGATGAACTGG GCTTGGCTGGAACCCACCAAACCCATAGTGAGACAAGTCCGGA ggCCGGCAAATGCGCTTTTCAGGCTGTCTGTGAAGTTCTTCCCTCCAGACCCGggtcagctgcaggaggagtaCACCAG GTACCTGTTCTCGCTGCAGATGAAAAGAGATCTGATGGAATCCAGGTTGATCTGCACAGAAAATACCGGAGCCCTGCTGGCCTCTCACCTCGTCCAGT CGGAGATTGGCGACTACGACGACGCGGCGGACCGGGACTTCCTTAAGTCGACCCAGCTGTTGCCGTACCAAGAGAAGGTGCAGGAGCGGATCATGGAGCTGCACCGACGGCACCT CGGCCAGACTCCCGCTGAATCAGATTTCCAAATCCTGGAGATTGCGCGTAAACTGGAGATGTACGGCGTCCGCTTCCACCCAGCGGCCGACCGGGAAGGCTCCAAGATCAACCTGGCCGTTGCTCACATGGGCCTTCAGGTGTTTCAG GGCAACACCAAAATAAACACCTTCAATTGGTCCAAGATTCGCAAACTGAGCTTCAAGAGAAAGCGGTTCCTGATCAAGCTCTACCCGGAGGTTCAC GGGCCCCATCAGGACACGCTGGAGTTCCTGATGGCCAGTCGCGACCAGTGTAAGATCTTCTGGAAGATCTGCGTGGAATACCACTCGTTTTTCCGCATGTTCGACCAACCCCAGCCCAAATCCAAAGCCATCCTCTTCACCAGAGGCTCTTCCTTCAGATACAG TGGACGGACCCAGAAGCAGCTCGTCGACTACGTCAGGGAAAGCGGTGCGAAGAGAACTCCGTACCAGAG GAGGAACAGTAAAGTCCGAATGTCTGCTCGCTCCCTCGCCACCGATGTGCCAAAACAG AGCTTGTCGTTCAACGACAGTCTCTGTGCcccaggctccgcctcctccgccaccGTGTCCTTCTCCCCGGCGCGCAGCCCCCCACGGACTGAGCTCCAGCCGCGGGGGGCTGCGCCCACGCCGAGCCGGTCCCCGGCCTCgccgcagcagctccagcttcaGTCCCCTCTGCAGGCCGCCAGACCCCCGAGCCCTCCGAAGGAAGAACCCGCCAAGGCCGCGTCCCCGTCTCACTTCGCTTTTCAAG ATTCCGCTGCAGACAGCCCTCAGGCCTCCCCCGTCAGCTCCAAAGGCCCCCTCTGCTTGTCCCCCTCCTTCCAGATGTCCACCCTCAGCCTGCCGGGCCAGAACCCGTCGCCCCTGCAGAGCCCCGTCCTGGGCGAGGGTGGCAGTAATGCCAGGctcgaggaggaagaggagggcaggaggaag CGATATCCCACCGACAAGGCCTACTTCATCGCCAAAGAGATTCTGACCACAGAGCGAACGTACCTGAAGGACCTCGAGGTCATCACTGTG TGGTTCCGCAGCGCCGTGATCAAAGAGAACGCCATGCCCGAAGTCCTGATGAACCTCCTCTTCTCCAACATCGACCCCATCTACGAGTTCCACCGGGGCTTCCTCAAGGAGCTGGACCAGAGACTGGCTCTCTG GGAGGGACGCTCCAACGCTCACGTCAAGGGGGACTTCCAGAGGATCGGCGACGTGATGCTGGGGAACATGTGCGCTCTCAAG GAATTCACCGGCTTCCTGCAGAAACACGACGAGGTGCTGACCGAGCTGGAAAAAGCCAGCAAGAGGCTGAAGAAGCTGGAGACGGTCTACAAGGAGTTTGAGCTGCAGAAGGTGTGCTACCTGCCCCTCAATACCTTCCTGCTCAAGCCCATCCAGCGCCTCATGCACTACAAGCTCATCCTGGAGCGGCTGTGCAAGCACTATTCCCCCGCCCACCGCGACCACGACGACTGCAAGG AGGCTCTGAAGGAAGTGGCGGAGATCGCCGCCCAGCTCCAGAGCAGCCTGATCCGCCTGGAGAACTTCCAGAAGCTGACGGAGCTGCAGAGAGACCTGATCGGCATAGAGAACCTGACGGGGCCGGGCAGG GAGTTCATACGAGAGGGGTGTCTGTACAAACTCACAAAGAAAGGCCTGCAGCAGAGGATGTTTTTCCTG TTCTCCGACATGCTCCTCTACACGAGCAAAGGCGTCACGGCGACCAACCAGTTCAAAGTGCACGGCCAGCTGCCCCTTCACGGCATGATC GTTGAGGAGAGCGAAAACGAGTGGTCGGTCCCTCACTGCTTCACCATCTACTCTGCTCAGAGGACCGTCGTCGTGGCCGCCAG CTCTAGAGTGGAGATGGGGAAGTGGATTGAGGACCTGAACTTGGCCATTGACCTGGCAAAGAAATCCCAGGAGAAGTCCAGCATCTTCCTTGACGCAGGACTCGGCGATCACTCCAACC GGTCGTCCGACGAGGTGTCTCTGGAGCAGGAGTCGGAGGACGACATGAACTCGTCGCACACGTCGCTGGACAAGCAGACGCACCACCGCGCCAACACCACCATGCACGTGTGCTGGCACCGTAACACCAGCGTGTCTATGTCCGATCACAGCCAGGCTGTGGAG AACCAGCTGTCCGGTTACCTCCTGAGGAAGTTCAAGAACAGCAACGGCTGGCAGAAGCTCTGGGTGGTCTTCACCAACTTCTGCTTGTTCTTCTACAAGACTCACCAG GACGACTTCCCCCTGGCCAGCCTGCCCCTGCTCGGCTACACGGTGAGCACCCCCGACGAGACGGACGGCATTCACAAGGACTACGTCTTCAAGCTGCAGTTCAAGTCCCACGTTTACTTTTTCCGGGCGGAGAGCGAGTACACCTTCGAAAG ATGGATGGAGGTGATCAAGAGCGCGGCCAGCACCACGGGCCGGATGAGCCTGCTCGTGCCCAAAGGAGGTCCCGCGGAGATGAACGGGAACTGA